A genomic region of Nymphaea colorata isolate Beijing-Zhang1983 chromosome 2, ASM883128v2, whole genome shotgun sequence contains the following coding sequences:
- the LOC116247685 gene encoding E3 ubiquitin-protein ligase HAKAI homolog, translating to MLQIRLSKGPPGGPAPSEGGGSGSTGKSLPPPPESGVTVACPDHLVLADLPVAKSLGNPSTSAQVKTVGRRSRRQLGERVHFCVRCDFPIAIYGRLSPCEHAFCLVCARSDSSCYLCDERIQKIQTIKLLEGIFICAAPHCLKSFLKRSLFEAHINETHADLLQLNPDREEPANENDGFMATSRPSSASSDVHPKPPLLPEPSASRAQSRPIAPTSHNAGILSSERDDKARRSQPKEQLPPPPAVKQPPQLKPPLYGRAPDQQVDSAQHNFDRLPPPLPFNRFQQQQNNFDLPMGPPRKDSEPFPEQQQESSSVQDYLPPQGPFPPAFPPSYAYPPPMPVSADGSQSFYYDASRTDLPSAEGVPEQQGSLLGFPSVQSQGMYNFHESNYSRPWNMGVASGQSTSYEGLPGIPGAQGSYMHDQSSDFSGARVPYFQGDSGRVMGAFTAGKGTESGGSAGSVGGADYQEGKGVLAPLPPPPPLPLPPPHLKRGKFGGRPPDAGRDGYGWQHHDKRSYSGSQD from the exons ATGCTTCAAATTCGGCTGAGCAAAGGGCCGCCCGGTGGTCCGGCCCCTTCTGAAGGCGGGGGGAGTGGATCAACAGGGAAGTCGCTTCCACCGCCTCCGGAGAGCGGCGTGACTGTGGCCTGCCCAGATCACCTGGTGCTCGCCGATCTCCCGGTTGCCAAGAGCCTCGGCAACCCATCCACTTCTGCCCAAGTGAAGACCGTCGGCAGGAGATCCAGGCGCCAACTAGGAGAGCGCGTCCATTTCTGCGTTCGCTGCGATTTCCCGATCGCCATTTACGGCCGCCTG AGCCCTTGCGAGCATGCTTTCTGCTTGGTTTGTGCGAGGAGTGATTCCAGCTGCTATCT TTGTGATGAGCGAATCCAGAAGATCCAGACCATTAAGTTGCTGGAGGGTATATTCATCTGTGCAGCACCACATTGTCTTAAATCCTTTCTGAAGAGGTCCCTTTTTGAAGCACATATCAATGAAACCCATGCAGACCTGCTTCAGCTCAATCCTGATAGAGAAGAACCTGCCAATGAAAATGATGGTTTTATGGCCACTTCTCGACCGTCTTCTGCCTCATCTGATGTTCACCCTAAGCCCCCCCTCCTGCCAGAACCTTCTGCATCTCGTGCACAGTCGAGGCCTATTGCTCCAACAAGCCACAATGCAGGTATACTTTCTTCTGAGCGTGATGATAAAGCACGTAGGAGTCAGCCAAAGGAACAGTTGCCACCTCCACCAGCAGTGAAGCAACCTCCACAGCTGAAGCCACCATTATATGGCCGAGCCCCAGATCAGCAGGTCGACAGTGCACAGCACAATTTTGATCGGTTGCCTCCACCACTGCCATTTAATCGCTTTCAGCAGCAACAAAACAATTTTGACCTGCCAATGGGACCACCTCGGAAGGATTCTGAACCATTTCCTGAGCAACAACAAGAATCTTCATCCGTCCAAGATTACCTACCTCCGCAGGGTCCATTTCCACCTGCTTTCCCACCCTCGTATGCATATCCTCCTCCAATGCCCGTGTCTGCAGATGGTAGTCAGTCATTTTACTATGACGCATCAAGGACAGACCTGCCATCAGCTGAGGGAGTTCCTGAGCAACAAGGGTCTTTGCTGGGATTCCCTTCTGTCCAGTCACAAGGGATGTATAATTTTCACGAGAGTAATTATTCACGGCCGTGGAACATGGGTGTTGCTTCAGGCCAGAGTACATCCTACGAAGGTCTGCCAGGGATTCCGGGAGCACAAGGCAGCTACATGCACGATCAAAGCTCAGATTTTTCTGGGGCAAGGGTGCCATATTTTCAAGGGGACAGTGGTCGTGTTATGGGAGCTTTTACAGCTGGTAAAGGAACTGAGTCAGGTGGCAGTGCTGGTAGCGTTGGAGGTGCCGATTACCAGGAGGGTAAGGGAGTGTTAGCACCATTGCCGCCGCCCCCACCATTGCCCTTGCCTCCTCCACATCTTAAAAGGGGTAAGTTTGGAGGGCGACCACCTGATGCAGGCCGGGATGGGTATGGTTGGCAGCATCATGACAAACGCAGCTATAGTGGGAGCCAAGATTAG
- the LOC116249183 gene encoding uncharacterized protein LOC116249183 isoform X1: MGSFGRHASAVQSNLECFLDCTTPVVPPQLLPKTSVRDFNRLWHPLDKNTIEYFTLGDLWDRYNEWSAYGAGTPIALNSGETVVQYYVPYLSAIQIYTSKSSPTLRNLREESDLGELDNRDSYSDCWSDDSEGEKISRCLSNSNPGRGGAWDAASEDSSFDQEGVGLWPMSDRDSRLGCLYFEYFERSAPYGRIPLMDKINELAEVFPGLMSLKSIELSPASWMAVAWYPIYHIPTGRTVKDLSACFLTYHTLSSSFQADDGTENDQKDAGAEDLMEGRKCKDEVNGIALPPFGLATYKMQGNLWLNPDRRDQERLVALLSAAGSWLKQLGAQHHDFNYFNSRSI, translated from the exons ATGGGGAGCTTCGGTAGACACGCCTCTGCTGTTCAATCAAATTTAGAGTGCTTCCTCGATTGCACCACGCCCGTCGTCCCCCCTCAGCTCCTCCCAAAg ACGAGTGTTCGGGATTTCAACCGTCTGTGGCATCCCCTCGACAAGAACACGATCGAGTACTTCACACTGGGAGACTTGTGGGATCGCTACAACGAATGGAGCGCCTATGGTGCAGGAACCCCCATCGCCCTGAATAGCGGCGAAACCGTTGTTCAATATTATGTCCCTTACCTCTCTGCCATCCAAATCTATACCAGTAAATCTTCTCCAACTTTAAG AAATTTGAGGGAGGAGAGCGATCTTGGGGAGTTGGACAACCGGGACTCTTACAGCGACTGCTGGAGCGACGACAGCGAGGGGGAGAAGATTTCGAGGTGTTTGAGCAATTCGAACCCTGGGAGGGGTGGGGCGTGGGATGCGGCCTCTGAGGATTCAAGCTTCGACCAGGAGGGAGTTGGGTTGTGGCCCATGAGCGATAGGGATAGTAGGCTGGGCTGCCTCTACTTTGAGTACTTCGAAAGGTCTGCTCCATATGGCAGGATCCCCCTCATGGACAAG ATAAATGAATTGGCTGAAGTTTTTCCTGGATTGATGTCTTTGAAGAGCATAGAACTTTCTCCTGCTAGTTGGATGGCTGTTGCCTG GTATCCCATTTACCACATACCAACAGGCAGGACGGTGAAGGATTTATCCGCGTGCTTTCTTACTTATCATACTTTGTCATCGTCTTTTCAAG CAGATGATGGTACCGAGAATGACCAGAAGGATGCAGGGGCAGAGGACTTGATGGAAGGGAGGAAATGCAAGGATGAAGTGAACGGAATCGCCCTTCCACCGTTCGGGCTAGCCACCTACAAGATGCAGGGGAACCTGTGGCTGAATCCCGATCGCAGAGACCAGGAGAGGCTCGTGGCTCTCTTGAGTGCTGCCGGTTCATGGCTGAAGCAGCTGGGGGCTCAGCACCATGACTTCAACTACTTCAACTCTCGCTCTATCTGA
- the LOC116249183 gene encoding uncharacterized protein LOC116249183 isoform X2, which yields MGSFGRHASAVQSNLECFLDCTTPVVPPQLLPKTSVRDFNRLWHPLDKNTIEYFTLGDLWDRYNEWSAYGAGTPIALNSGETVVQYYVPYLSAIQIYTSKSSPTLRNLREESDLGELDNRDSYSDCWSDDSEGEKISRCLSNSNPGRGGAWDAASEDSSFDQEGVGLWPMSDRDSRLGCLYFEYFERSAPYGRIPLMDKINELAEVFPGLMSLKSIELSPASWMAVAWYPIYHIPTGRTVKDLSACFLTYHTLSSSFQDDGTENDQKDAGAEDLMEGRKCKDEVNGIALPPFGLATYKMQGNLWLNPDRRDQERLVALLSAAGSWLKQLGAQHHDFNYFNSRSI from the exons ATGGGGAGCTTCGGTAGACACGCCTCTGCTGTTCAATCAAATTTAGAGTGCTTCCTCGATTGCACCACGCCCGTCGTCCCCCCTCAGCTCCTCCCAAAg ACGAGTGTTCGGGATTTCAACCGTCTGTGGCATCCCCTCGACAAGAACACGATCGAGTACTTCACACTGGGAGACTTGTGGGATCGCTACAACGAATGGAGCGCCTATGGTGCAGGAACCCCCATCGCCCTGAATAGCGGCGAAACCGTTGTTCAATATTATGTCCCTTACCTCTCTGCCATCCAAATCTATACCAGTAAATCTTCTCCAACTTTAAG AAATTTGAGGGAGGAGAGCGATCTTGGGGAGTTGGACAACCGGGACTCTTACAGCGACTGCTGGAGCGACGACAGCGAGGGGGAGAAGATTTCGAGGTGTTTGAGCAATTCGAACCCTGGGAGGGGTGGGGCGTGGGATGCGGCCTCTGAGGATTCAAGCTTCGACCAGGAGGGAGTTGGGTTGTGGCCCATGAGCGATAGGGATAGTAGGCTGGGCTGCCTCTACTTTGAGTACTTCGAAAGGTCTGCTCCATATGGCAGGATCCCCCTCATGGACAAG ATAAATGAATTGGCTGAAGTTTTTCCTGGATTGATGTCTTTGAAGAGCATAGAACTTTCTCCTGCTAGTTGGATGGCTGTTGCCTG GTATCCCATTTACCACATACCAACAGGCAGGACGGTGAAGGATTTATCCGCGTGCTTTCTTACTTATCATACTTTGTCATCGTCTTTTCAAG ATGATGGTACCGAGAATGACCAGAAGGATGCAGGGGCAGAGGACTTGATGGAAGGGAGGAAATGCAAGGATGAAGTGAACGGAATCGCCCTTCCACCGTTCGGGCTAGCCACCTACAAGATGCAGGGGAACCTGTGGCTGAATCCCGATCGCAGAGACCAGGAGAGGCTCGTGGCTCTCTTGAGTGCTGCCGGTTCATGGCTGAAGCAGCTGGGGGCTCAGCACCATGACTTCAACTACTTCAACTCTCGCTCTATCTGA